In Acidimicrobiia bacterium, a single window of DNA contains:
- a CDS encoding tetratricopeptide repeat-containing sensor histidine kinase — protein sequence MDTLATARAAVDAASDEAGRQRALTALAASLFEYDSLEAVAVAEEAIELARRLGDSDGMAWARHNRAWALGSLGRLSESLVEQLAVLEHFEATGDPVGTANALMAIGDIYSDAGDTATALDYLERAVAPMEHAGDRLGRGVLMNLTALAMSHAGRHGGAAKLFSEAQGVFSDLHDPLRVAMAMINRGFELLVVAEEEQPNASNLIVETETVAREVIACGSGLGDAGRNTVAYGRSLLAQVHARAGNVEAALAEAAEAQLVAARGGFDTLVAEIALDRAEWLTAGGRPREALEITAWVADQSAASGNNRNLARAASLRADALEALGDHEGALVAHREYHRLDGAVRSEANELRAMLTAERLQVEQTRREAEVAQLRVVELEKLDHSKRDFLASVSHELRTPLAAVLGFATELADAWDAFEPAEARSLVELIARQAADLASIVEDLLTMTRLEAGTMTVHCLPVDVGEVVAHTAKALGREWDRDVRLRGTATAAADPLRLRQIVRNLLTNAFRYGGSDVWVDVRGGADDVVIDVCDSGGPIPLPRVVTMFDPFDHEEGDGRRPHSVGMGLAVARSLAALMGGNLAYLHVGEASIFRLTLLAASTLQMPRDSSPRAVAAQ from the coding sequence ATGGACACGCTGGCGACGGCGCGGGCAGCAGTCGACGCCGCCTCGGACGAGGCGGGGCGCCAGCGTGCCTTGACCGCCCTGGCGGCGAGCCTCTTCGAGTACGACTCGCTGGAAGCCGTGGCGGTCGCCGAAGAAGCGATCGAGCTGGCGCGTCGCCTCGGCGACTCCGACGGCATGGCGTGGGCCAGGCACAACCGCGCTTGGGCGCTCGGGTCGCTCGGCCGGCTCTCCGAGTCGCTCGTCGAGCAGCTCGCCGTCCTGGAGCACTTCGAGGCGACCGGTGATCCCGTCGGGACCGCCAACGCGCTGATGGCCATCGGGGACATCTACTCGGACGCCGGAGACACTGCTACGGCGCTCGACTACCTGGAGCGGGCGGTCGCCCCCATGGAGCACGCCGGCGACAGGCTCGGCCGCGGCGTGCTCATGAACCTGACCGCGCTCGCCATGAGCCACGCCGGCCGCCATGGCGGAGCAGCCAAGCTGTTCTCCGAGGCGCAAGGCGTCTTCTCCGACCTGCATGATCCGCTGCGCGTCGCCATGGCGATGATCAACCGAGGTTTCGAGCTTCTCGTCGTCGCCGAGGAAGAACAGCCGAACGCCTCCAACCTCATCGTGGAGACCGAGACCGTCGCCCGCGAGGTGATCGCGTGCGGCTCGGGACTCGGCGACGCGGGCCGCAACACGGTCGCCTACGGTCGTTCCCTCCTCGCCCAGGTCCACGCCCGAGCCGGCAACGTCGAGGCGGCTCTCGCCGAGGCGGCTGAGGCACAGTTGGTGGCTGCACGGGGGGGATTCGACACGCTCGTCGCCGAGATCGCTCTCGACCGCGCCGAGTGGCTGACGGCCGGCGGGCGGCCGCGCGAAGCGCTCGAGATCACCGCGTGGGTCGCCGACCAGAGCGCCGCCTCCGGCAACAACCGCAACCTCGCACGGGCAGCTTCGCTGCGCGCCGATGCCCTCGAGGCTCTCGGCGACCACGAAGGTGCACTCGTGGCGCATCGTGAGTATCACCGGCTCGACGGCGCAGTTCGCAGCGAGGCGAACGAGCTGCGCGCCATGCTCACGGCAGAACGACTCCAGGTCGAGCAGACGCGGCGCGAGGCGGAGGTTGCCCAGCTGCGTGTCGTCGAGCTCGAGAAGCTCGATCACTCGAAGCGCGACTTCCTCGCCAGCGTCAGCCACGAGCTGCGGACGCCGCTGGCAGCAGTGCTCGGGTTCGCAACCGAGCTCGCAGACGCCTGGGATGCCTTCGAGCCCGCCGAAGCTCGATCGCTCGTCGAGCTGATCGCCAGGCAGGCCGCCGACCTCGCGAGCATCGTCGAGGACCTGCTGACGATGACCCGCCTCGAAGCGGGCACCATGACCGTCCATTGCCTACCGGTCGATGTGGGCGAGGTCGTCGCCCACACCGCCAAGGCGCTCGGCCGCGAATGGGACCGCGATGTCCGGCTGCGGGGAACCGCCACGGCCGCCGCCGACCCGCTGCGACTCCGGCAGATCGTGCGCAACCTCCTGACGAACGCCTTCCGGTACGGGGGATCGGACGTGTGGGTGGACGTGCGCGGCGGCGCCGACGACGTGGTGATCGACGTGTGCGATTCGGGAGGCCCGATCCCGCTCCCCAGGGTGGTGACGATGTTCGACCCGTTCGACCACGAGGAGGGGGACGGGAGGAGGCCCCACTCGGTCGGGATGGGCCTCGCCGTTGCTCGCAGCCTGGCGGCGCTCATGGGAGGCAACCTGGCGTACCTCCACGTCGGGGAGGCGTCGATCTTTCGGCTCACGCTGCTCGCCGCATCCACCCTGCAGATGCCTCGCGATTCGAGCCCTAGGGCGGTGGCCGCTCAGTAG